One genomic window of Paeniglutamicibacter sp. Y32M11 includes the following:
- the catC gene encoding muconolactone Delta-isomerase, which translates to MIFLARMDVTFPAHLTQEQITDFTAREKEYSGGLQRSGKMVGIWRIVGEYANHSIFDVESNDELHQILSGFPMYAYMKIKITPLAKHPNSIR; encoded by the coding sequence ATGATATTCCTCGCCCGCATGGACGTAACCTTTCCGGCCCACCTGACGCAAGAGCAGATCACAGATTTTACTGCTCGCGAGAAGGAATACTCAGGTGGCCTCCAGCGCAGTGGCAAGATGGTCGGCATCTGGCGCATCGTTGGCGAATATGCCAACCACTCGATCTTTGACGTTGAGTCCAATGACGAACTGCACCAGATCCTCAGTGGCTTCCCGATGTACGCCTACATGAAGATCAAGATCACGCCGCTGGCCAAACACCCTAACTCGATC
- a CDS encoding enolase C-terminal domain-like protein — protein sequence MKILRIEAIPYSIPYNHALKFASGQVTDAEHVLVRIHTDEGLVGEADAPPRPYTYGETQESIITIIESIFAPQIIGLDPFDRGKIHEIMARTIHNQVAKGALDIALWDLMGKALGTPVHKLLGGYTDSMRVSHMLGFRPAQELLDEALRFGEEYGITTFKLKVGRRPLALDIEACHVLRAGLGDEVELYLDANRGWSANEAMEVLRRTEGLGLTALEEPCDAKEAMSRRRLVENSPIPIVGDESVPTAGDVSRELLSGGSNAICIKTARSGFTEATEILGLCTGLGVDVTMGNQIDTQVGSLATVTFGAAHEATTRRAGELSNFLDMADDLLADPIRISGGRISVRNVPGVGAGIDEAKLARYRQN from the coding sequence GATCCTACGCATCGAAGCGATTCCCTACTCGATTCCCTATAACCATGCGCTGAAATTCGCTAGCGGTCAGGTCACTGACGCCGAACATGTTTTGGTGCGGATCCACACCGACGAGGGACTCGTCGGGGAGGCAGACGCACCGCCGCGTCCGTACACCTATGGCGAAACCCAAGAATCAATCATCACCATCATCGAGAGCATCTTTGCTCCGCAGATCATCGGACTTGATCCCTTTGACCGCGGCAAGATTCACGAAATTATGGCCCGCACGATTCACAACCAGGTGGCCAAGGGTGCGCTGGACATCGCCCTGTGGGACCTGATGGGTAAGGCGCTGGGCACCCCGGTTCACAAGCTGCTCGGTGGCTACACCGACTCGATGCGCGTTTCACACATGCTCGGTTTCCGGCCGGCCCAGGAGCTGCTCGACGAAGCGCTGCGCTTCGGCGAGGAATACGGAATTACCACCTTCAAATTGAAGGTGGGGCGTCGCCCGCTGGCCCTCGACATCGAGGCCTGCCACGTCTTGCGCGCCGGACTTGGCGACGAGGTTGAGCTCTACCTCGATGCCAACCGCGGTTGGAGCGCCAACGAGGCCATGGAGGTGCTGCGCCGCACCGAGGGTCTGGGGCTGACTGCCCTGGAAGAGCCGTGTGATGCGAAGGAGGCCATGAGCCGCCGTCGTCTCGTGGAGAATTCCCCGATCCCCATCGTGGGCGATGAATCGGTGCCCACCGCGGGAGACGTTTCACGCGAACTGCTCTCCGGCGGCTCGAACGCGATTTGCATCAAGACCGCCCGCAGCGGATTCACCGAGGCGACAGAGATCCTGGGCTTGTGCACCGGTCTAGGTGTGGACGTCACCATGGGAAACCAGATCGACACGCAGGTTGGATCCTTGGCCACCGTCACCTTTGGTGCCGCCCACGAGGCCACCACCCGCCGTGCCGGTGAGCTGTCCAACTTCTTGGACATGGCGGATGATCTCTTGGCAGACCCCATCCGCATCAGTGGCGGCCGCATTTCGGTGCGCAACGTGCCAGGTGTCGGCGCTGGCATCGATGAAGCCAAGCTCGCCCGATACCGTCAGAACTAG